One Ethanoligenens harbinense YUAN-3 genomic window carries:
- a CDS encoding response regulator transcription factor: MRQTKVLVVEDDKRLARLLELELKHAGYESRCECDGTQGLRSVRFWEPDLILLDRMLPGMDGVEVCRNVRLFSSVPILMLTAKGETVDKVEGLDSGADDYITKPFQMEELLARMRAALRGNDSPGQTPLLVVQNLTLDPFKHTVCRDDTEIELTKREFDLLEYMMRNRSIVLTRGQILDHVWGETYEGEANIVDVYIRYLRGKMDDAFEPKLLHTVRGVGYVLDKKNTDS; encoded by the coding sequence TTGAGACAAACAAAAGTGCTGGTCGTTGAGGATGACAAACGTCTCGCACGGCTGCTTGAGTTGGAACTGAAACACGCGGGCTATGAATCACGTTGCGAGTGCGACGGAACGCAGGGGTTACGCTCCGTTCGTTTCTGGGAACCCGATCTCATCCTGCTCGACCGTATGCTGCCGGGGATGGACGGAGTGGAAGTATGCCGGAACGTACGTCTGTTTTCTTCCGTGCCGATCCTGATGCTGACGGCCAAGGGAGAGACGGTCGATAAAGTTGAAGGGCTGGACAGCGGCGCCGACGACTACATCACAAAACCATTCCAGATGGAAGAGCTTCTGGCGCGCATGCGCGCGGCTCTTCGCGGCAATGATTCGCCTGGGCAAACGCCGCTGCTTGTTGTACAGAATCTTACCCTTGATCCGTTCAAGCATACCGTCTGCCGCGATGATACGGAAATCGAGCTTACCAAACGTGAGTTCGATCTGCTTGAATATATGATGCGCAACCGCAGTATCGTCCTGACGCGCGGGCAGATTCTGGATCATGTCTGGGGCGAGACCTATGAGGGCGAAGCAAACATTGTGGATGTATACATCCGCTATCTGCGCGGTAAAATGGACGACGCGTTCGAGCCCAAATTGCTTCACACAGTTCGAGGAGTGGGATATGTACTGGATAAAAAAAATACCGATTCTTAG
- a CDS encoding sensor histidine kinase gives MYWIKKIPILRRLWPRRLSWKLTLIYAVLFSAVLIALNAGILFGLRYYLIRQIRVQVQGTTQAVLEHLEKSGWDEAYNDLTAEPENYLETGIRFISTTGQTVHSVGTPPAGLPALNGHFGETQVLELKDQHILLENARVIQNGQLIGYLQVTYNMRAEYHFLKLLSLMMAGADAAGILFSMAAGAFISRRALRPIDAVTSAAQAISGSDLTRRVTVEETDDELSRLAQTFNHMIERLQRAFERQKRFVSDASHELRTPIAVIQGYTDLIGRWGKNDPAVLREAVESVKSETEGMQALVERLLFLARSSDGNMQLRLECFNLRIVLREVADETRFVFGRSVDIRIPGTIMLTADRALVKQMLRALTDNAVKYTPEEGSVSIEACQSPDGVSLTVRDTGIGIPPEDLPHVFDRFYRVDKARSRAQGGSGLGLAIVHGIVEAHHGTIKMASVPGHGTSVHIVFPQ, from the coding sequence ATGTACTGGATAAAAAAAATACCGATTCTTAGAAGACTGTGGCCGCGCCGTTTGTCCTGGAAGCTGACGCTTATCTACGCCGTACTGTTTTCTGCCGTACTGATTGCGCTGAACGCGGGCATTCTCTTCGGCTTGCGCTATTATCTCATTCGACAGATCCGGGTGCAGGTGCAGGGCACAACACAGGCCGTGCTGGAACACTTGGAAAAAAGCGGATGGGATGAGGCCTATAACGACTTGACCGCCGAACCGGAGAACTACCTCGAGACGGGTATCCGGTTCATATCCACAACGGGGCAAACGGTCCATTCCGTAGGCACGCCGCCTGCCGGCCTGCCGGCGCTGAATGGACATTTTGGTGAAACACAGGTGCTGGAGCTCAAAGACCAGCACATTCTGTTGGAAAACGCACGCGTCATCCAGAATGGGCAGTTGATCGGCTATTTGCAGGTAACCTACAACATGCGGGCGGAATACCATTTTCTGAAATTGCTTTCGCTCATGATGGCGGGGGCGGATGCGGCGGGTATCCTGTTTTCCATGGCGGCGGGCGCGTTTATCAGCCGGCGTGCGCTGCGGCCTATCGACGCCGTTACGTCGGCGGCACAGGCCATCAGCGGCAGCGACTTGACCAGACGGGTAACGGTTGAGGAAACGGACGATGAACTTTCGCGCCTTGCGCAAACGTTCAACCACATGATCGAACGGCTGCAACGTGCGTTTGAACGGCAGAAACGCTTTGTTTCGGACGCCTCGCATGAATTGCGCACACCGATTGCCGTCATCCAGGGCTACACGGATCTGATTGGACGCTGGGGGAAAAACGACCCGGCCGTTTTGCGTGAAGCCGTAGAGTCCGTCAAAAGCGAAACCGAAGGCATGCAAGCGCTGGTGGAACGCTTGCTTTTTCTGGCGCGCAGCAGCGATGGAAACATGCAGCTCCGGTTGGAGTGCTTCAATCTGCGAATTGTCCTCCGGGAAGTAGCGGACGAAACACGGTTTGTTTTCGGGCGCTCTGTGGATATCCGGATACCGGGTACGATCATGCTGACGGCGGATCGTGCTCTTGTCAAACAAATGCTGCGCGCGCTGACGGACAACGCCGTTAAATACACGCCGGAAGAAGGCAGCGTCTCCATCGAGGCGTGTCAATCACCGGACGGCGTCTCTCTAACGGTACGAGACACCGGCATCGGTATTCCTCCGGAAGACCTGCCGCATGTGTTCGACCGTTTTTACCGAGTTGACAAAGCCCGCTCCCGTGCACAAGGGGGAAGCGGACTGGGGCTTGCCATCGTGCATGGCATTGTGGAAGCGCATCATGGCACGATCAAAATGGCGAGTGTGCCGGGGCACGGCACATCGGTGCATATCGTATTTCCGCAATGA
- a CDS encoding membrane protein: MPSSINRDIKRDMLCKVPEVTLFFWITKILTTGMGEVFSDYLAHTLAPVKAVCLGALGLFVALVLQLAVKKYIAWVYWLAVVMVSVFGTMAADVLHVGFGVPYVVSTAGFLTALAIVFILWYRFEKTLSVHSIFTHRREFFYWAAVLVTFALGTAAGDLTATTLHLGYFMSGVLFAAVFAIPAICVRFFGMNRIFAFWFAYIFTRPLGASFADWMGVSRVRGGLEWGTGPVSLVLTILIVTLVGYLSISKRDVAVEQATE, from the coding sequence ATGCCGTCCTCTATCAATCGGGACATCAAGCGGGACATGCTGTGCAAAGTCCCGGAAGTTACGCTGTTTTTCTGGATCACCAAGATCCTGACCACCGGCATGGGAGAAGTCTTTTCGGATTATCTTGCCCACACGCTGGCACCGGTGAAAGCGGTTTGCCTGGGCGCACTGGGCCTGTTTGTCGCTTTGGTACTCCAGCTCGCTGTGAAAAAGTATATCGCCTGGGTGTACTGGCTGGCGGTCGTGATGGTCAGCGTGTTCGGCACCATGGCCGCCGACGTGCTGCACGTTGGATTCGGCGTGCCCTACGTGGTTTCTACGGCCGGTTTCCTGACCGCGTTGGCGATTGTTTTTATCCTTTGGTACCGATTTGAAAAGACGCTTTCCGTTCACAGCATCTTCACCCATCGGCGGGAATTTTTCTATTGGGCCGCCGTACTTGTGACGTTTGCGTTGGGCACGGCGGCCGGCGACCTGACCGCCACCACGCTGCATCTTGGCTATTTCATGTCTGGCGTGCTGTTTGCGGCAGTATTCGCTATTCCAGCCATTTGTGTGCGTTTCTTCGGCATGAACCGTATTTTTGCTTTCTGGTTCGCCTATATCTTTACCCGACCGCTCGGCGCGTCATTCGCCGACTGGATGGGTGTCTCCCGTGTGCGCGGAGGGCTGGAATGGGGTACCGGGCCGGTCAGCCTCGTGCTCACGATCCTGATCGTTACGCTGGTCGGTTACCTTTCTATTTCCAAACGGGATGTGGCCGTGGAACAGGCGACAGAATGA
- a CDS encoding undecaprenyl-diphosphate phosphatase, translating into MNILQTIVLAIIQGISELFPVSSVAHSVIAPYVFGWKLDPTFLKQNFLEFVVMMHLGTTAALLVYFRKDWAEIIRSMFVRGQSKKTLLLLAAGSVPAAVLGLIFEKKITSVFSNVTVAAAFLIANGVLLFLGERLRRKGTKTIEDLTWKQAGVIGLFQSLALIPGFSRSGSSMTAGFWVGLSNEESAKFSMLLAAPAILGAGLFEVPKMVRVHTPGLLQLSLVGGIVAGAFAFLSVFLLMKWFHRKEINTMAPFSVYCAVVGLLVLGSRFLF; encoded by the coding sequence TTGAATATCTTGCAGACCATCGTTCTGGCTATCATCCAGGGCATCTCGGAGCTGTTCCCGGTCAGCAGCGTTGCACATTCGGTCATCGCACCGTATGTGTTTGGCTGGAAACTGGACCCGACTTTTCTGAAGCAAAACTTTCTGGAGTTTGTCGTGATGATGCACCTTGGCACCACTGCCGCGCTGCTTGTTTATTTTCGGAAGGACTGGGCAGAGATCATACGGTCGATGTTTGTGCGAGGACAATCAAAAAAGACGCTGTTGCTGCTCGCCGCCGGCTCGGTGCCGGCTGCCGTACTGGGGTTGATTTTTGAAAAGAAGATCACCAGCGTGTTCAGCAATGTGACGGTTGCCGCCGCCTTTCTCATCGCCAACGGCGTGCTGCTGTTTCTCGGCGAGCGGCTGCGCCGGAAGGGGACCAAAACGATCGAAGACCTGACATGGAAGCAGGCGGGCGTGATCGGCCTGTTCCAGTCGCTTGCGCTTATTCCGGGGTTTTCACGCTCCGGTTCGAGCATGACGGCAGGATTTTGGGTGGGACTTTCGAATGAGGAATCCGCCAAGTTTTCCATGTTGCTGGCAGCACCGGCCATTCTGGGCGCGGGTTTGTTCGAAGTCCCCAAAATGGTGCGGGTGCATACGCCCGGCCTGTTGCAGTTATCGCTGGTCGGCGGCATCGTTGCGGGAGCTTTCGCGTTTCTCAGTGTGTTTTTGTTGATGAAGTGGTTTCACCGCAAAGAGATCAACACCATGGCACCGTTCTCCGTCTATTGTGCCGTTGTCGGCCTGCTGGTGCTCGGGTCGCGTTTCCTGTTTTGA